One genomic window of Sardina pilchardus chromosome 15, fSarPil1.1, whole genome shotgun sequence includes the following:
- the srd5a3 gene encoding polyprenol reductase has product MLGGLRVVDVTWFSLGFSFLLAFCLHRFSRYVPHEFERSHIFQLFQDLIRYGKTKAQIKRSDLLRVFDVPKRWFWHFYAVSVVWNGLLCALLLRAVLLEDGLPKWLVDTLSFLKGEQPSTDRPLSVWLVHILLWVHCLRRLLECLYVSVFSDGVINIVQYAFGLSYYIFLGLTVLCVDISPSDEGSSLLSQLQWYHVAGAGLFLWASWLQHHSLALLASLRTGNTGAVETLAHRMPHGCWFDLVSCPHYFAELLIYVSMAACLGGASVTWWLVVLYVLFNQALAAQLCHEFYRSKFEEYPPQRKAFIPCVL; this is encoded by the exons ATGCTTGGTGGACTCCGAGTGGTAGATGTGACATGGTTCTCACTAGGATTTAGCTTTTTGCTGGCTTTTTGTCTCCATAGGTTTTCACGTTATGTGCCTCATGAATTTGAGCGATCTCATATATTCCAGCTTTTCCAGGATCTAATCCGATACGGGAAAACCAAAGCACAAATAAAGCGATCGGACCTGCTGCGAGTCTTTGATGTTCCCAAGAG ATGGTTCTGGCATTTCTACGCAGTCTCTGTTGTATGGAATGGGCTCCTTTGTGCTCTACTCCTCCGAGCAGTTCTGTTGGAGGATGGTCTTCCAAAGTGGCTGGTTGACACACTTTCATTCCTGAAAGGTGAACAACCTAGCACAG ATCGTCCACTGTCTGTCTGGTTGGTTCACATTTTGCTATGGGTCCACTGTCTAAGACGTCTGCTGGAGTGCCTATATGTCAGCGTGTTCTCCGATGGAGTCATCAATATAGTCCAGTATGCATTTGGCCTGAGTTACTACATCTTTCTCGGCCTGACTGTGCTCTGTGTCGACATTTCACCCTCAGATGAAG GCTCATCTCTGCTTAGCCAGCTGCAGTGGTACCATGTGGCTGGGGCAGGGCTCTTTCTCTGGGCATCGTGGCTTCAGCACCACAGCCTAGCACTGCTGGCCAGCCTGCGCACGGGAAACACAG GTGCTGTGGAAACTCTTGCCCACCGTATGCCGCACGGGTGCTGGTTTGACCTTGTGTCCTGCCCACACTACTTTGCCGAGCTCCTCATCTACGTGTCCATGGCCGCTTGCTTGGGTGGCGCCTCGGTGACCTGGTGGCTTGTTGTGCTCTATGTCCTCTTCAACCAAGCGCTCGCAGCTCAGCTTTGTCATGAGTTCTACCGGAGCAAGTTTGAGGAATACCCGCCGCAGCGCAAGGCCTTCATTCCATGTGTACTGTAA
- the tmem165 gene encoding transmembrane protein 165, translated as MALSAAGWHGASSLICVLLPLTVALFSVGVVGIQEEKPAQEQLPVEKAPTGRPNGPVVSPDDPSKGDLGFIHAFVASISVIIVSELGDKTFFIAAIMAMRYNRLTVLVGAMLALGLMTCLSVLFGYATTVIPRIYTYYVSTALFAIFGVRMLREGLRMSPDEGQEELEEVQAEIKKKDEELQRSKLVNGAPDVETGSTAAPQRGWRGIISPIFMQAFTLTFLAEWGDRSQLTTIVLAAREDPFGVAVGGTLGHCLCTGLAVIGGRMVAQKISVRTVTIIGGIVFLAFAFSALFIRPDAGF; from the exons ATGGCTCTTAGTGCCGCTGGTTGGCATGGTGCGTCCAGTTTGATCTGCGTCCTACTGCCTCTCACAGTCGCGTTGTTTTCGGTCGGAGTTGTTGGGATTCAAGAGGAGAAACCCGCACAGGAACAACTGCCTGTGGAG AAAGCTCCTACAGGTCGACCCAATGGCCCAGTGGTCAGTCCCGACGACCCCAGCAAGGGCGACCTGGGCTTCATCCATGCCTTTGTGGCGTCCATCTCGGTCATCATCGTCTCCGAGCTGGGAGACAAGACCTTCTTCATCGCCGCCATCATGGCCATGCGCTATAACCGCCTCACAGTCCTGGTGGGGGCCATGTTGGCTCTGGGACTCATGACCTGCCTGTCAG TGCTGTTTGGCTACGCCACCACGGTCATCCCACGCATCTACACCTACTACGTGTCGACGGCGCTCTTCGCCATCTTTGGGGTGCGCATGCTGCGCGAGGGCCTGCGCATGAGCCCCGACGAGGgccaggaggagctggaggaggtgcaggccGAGATCAAGAAGAAGGACGAGGAG CTGCAGCGCTCCAAGCTGGTCAACGGGGCGCCGGACGTGGAGACGGGCTCGACGGCCGCCCCCCAGAGGGGCTGGAGGGGCATCATCTCGCCCATCTTCATGCAGGCCTTCACCCTCACCTTCCTGGCCGAGTGGGGCGACCGCTCGCAGCTCACCACCATCGTCCTGGCTGCCCGAGAG GATCCTTTTGGAGTCGCTGTGGGCGGGACTCTGGGCCACTGCCTTTGCACGGGGCTCGCCGTGATTGGGGGACGGATGGTCGCTCAGAAAATCTCTG